From Schistosoma mansoni, WGS project CABG00000000 data, supercontig 0243, strain Puerto Rico, whole genome shotgun sequence, a single genomic window includes:
- a CDS encoding cercarial elastase (S01 family) yields the protein MLNGRTFLMVTLFTYCLTFERASTWLVRKGEPVQDRTEFPYIAFVRTERTMCTGSLVSTRAVLTAGHCVCSPMPVVQVSFLTLRNGDQQGIHHQPSGVKVAPEYMPSCTASRQRRRIRQTLSGFDIATVMLAQMVNLQSGIRVISLPQASDIPTPGTDVFIVGYGRDDNDRDPSRRAGGILKKGRATVMECKHSTTGNPICVQAAYVFGQITAPGDSGGPLLRSPQGPVLGVVSHGVTLSNRLDVLVEYASVARMLGFVSSNI from the exons ATGTTGAACGGACGGACGTTTCTGATGGTGACGCTGTTCACCTACTGTCTAACATTTGAACGTGCGTCAACCTGGCTGGTACGTAAAGGTGAACCTGTGCAAGACCGCACTGAATTCCCGTACATCGCATTTGTAAGGACAGAGAGAACAATGTGTACAGGCTCACTAGTCTCAACGAGAGCAGTACTCACAGCTGGTCATTGTGTTTGCTCACCAATGCCAGTCGTTCAG GTTTCATTTCTCACACTGAGGAATGGCGACCAACAAGGCATCCATCACCAACCGTCTGGAGTTAAGGTAGCACCAGAATACATGCCCTCTTGTACGGCGTCACGACAGAGGAGAAGAATCAGACAGACACTCAGTGGATTCGACATTGCAACTGTAATGCTCGCTCAAATGGTCAACTTACAGAGTGGAATCAGAGTGATCAGTCTGCCACAGGCATCGGATATACCGACACCTGGAACTGATGTTTTCATTGTTGGTTATGGAAGGGATGATAACGACCGTGATCCGTCGCGTAGAGCTGGTGGGATTTTGAAGAAAG GTCGAGCGACTGTAATGGAATGCAAACATTCCACCACTGGGAATCCTATTTGTGTGCAAGCGGCGTATGTGTTCGGGCAAATCACCGCACCAGGTGACAGTGGTGGACCTCTCCTTCGATCCCCTCAAGGTCCAGTCCTTGGCGTTGTATCACATGGTGTCACACTCTCAAACCGTCTAGATGTTCTTGTTGAGTATGCTAGTGTGGCTAGAATGTTGGGATTTGTGAGCTCCAATATTTGA
- a CDS encoding cercarial elastase (S01 family): MLNGRTFLMVTLFTYCLTFERVSTWLVRKGEPVQDRTEFPYIAFIRTERTMCTGSLVSTRAVLTAGHCVCSPMPVVQVSFLTLRNGDQQGIHHQPSGVKVAPEYMPSCTASRQRRRIRQTLSGFDIATVMLAQMVNLQSGIRVISLPQASDIPTPGTDVFIVGYGRDDNDRDPSRRAGGILKKGRATVMECKHSTTGNPICVQAAYVFGQITAPGDSGGPLLRSPQGPVLGVVSHGVTLSNRLDVLVEYASVARMLGFVSSNI, from the exons ATGTTGAACGGACGGACGTTTCTGATGGTGACGCTGTTCACCTACTGTCTAACATTTGAACGTGTGTCAACCTGGCTGGTACGTAAAGGTGAACCTGTGCAAGACCGCACTGAATTCCCGTACATCGCATTTATAAGGACAGAGAGAACAATGTGTACAGGCTCACTAGTCTCAACGAGAGCAGTACTCACAGCTGGTCATTGTGTTTGCTCACCAATGCCGGTCGTTCAG GTTTCATTTCTCACACTGAGGAATGGCGACCAACAAGGCATCCATCACCAACCGTCTGGAGTTAAGGTAGCACCAGAATACATGCCCTCTTGTACGGCGTCACGACAGAGGAGAAGAATCAGACAGACACTCAGTGGATTCGACATTGCAACTGTAATGCTCGCTCAAATGGTCAACTTACAGAGTGGAATCAGAGTGATCAGTCTGCCACAGGCATCGGATATACCGACACCTGGAACTGATGTTTTCATTGTTGGTTATGGAAGGGATGATAACGACCGTGATCCGTCGCGTAGAGCTGGTGGGATTTTGAAGAAAG GTCGAGCGACTGTAATGGAATGCAAACATTCCACCACTGGGAATCCTATTTGTGTGCAAGCGGCGTATGTGTTCGGGCAAATCACCGCACCAGGTGACAGTGGTGGACCTCTCCTTCGATCCCCTCAAGGTCCAGTCCTTGGCGTTGTATCACATGGTGTCACACTCTCAAACCGTCTAGATGTTCTTGTTGAGTATGCTAGTGTGGCTAGAATGTTGGGATTTGTGAGCTCCAATATTTGA